In Odontesthes bonariensis isolate fOdoBon6 chromosome 20, fOdoBon6.hap1, whole genome shotgun sequence, a genomic segment contains:
- the LOC142369928 gene encoding uncharacterized protein LOC142369928 isoform X1 → MFSVIMMFLYLIKVSTADTEVSCVVMEICILPCSFQGGDDTVIHWIKMAAGHPRVHSFYQNRDQLGVQDQRFRGRTSLFQDQISRGNVSLQLTGVKVQDQGRYECFISTISGNKDTFINLKVDAPVSKISFDRVGNRITCSSNWIYPEPELTWSTSPPSNMSLQNTASVQQTEQQLYNISSSLKLSDSDTDLIYSCTVSTRTSSRRATWRQISSVIGRYSEATISCSASNTSLTSLIWRFNHNQIILTKTGPDVTYTVSEEWRQHVKEVSESGSLTLQDLTSHQEGKYTCELSNSEETMITVICLRRSSENSVNVGGIIGGVLAAAAAAAAAAAAAAAAAAAVGLLIFWKKQKGKQKDNSSRSDTDGAQTK, encoded by the exons ATACTGAGGTGTCCTGTGTTGTCATGGAGATCTGCATCTTGCCGTGTAGTTTCCAGGGTGGAGATGATACAGTTATCCACTGGATTAAGATGGCAGCTGGACACCCTCGTGTCCACTCTTTCTACCAAAACAGGGACCAGCTGGGAGTTCAGGACCAGCGTTTCAGAGGCAGAACGTCACTGTTCCAGGATCAGATCTCCAGAGGAAACGTCTCACTGCAGCTGACAGGGGTGAAGGTTCAGGACCAGGGCAGATACGAGTGCTTCATCAGCACCATCAGTGGAAACAAAGACACATTTATCAACCTGAAAGTGGACG CTCCAGTCAGTAAAATCAGCTTTGATCGGGTAGGAAACAGGATCACCTGCAGCTCTAACTGGATCTACCCTGAACCTGAGCTCACCTGGTCCACCAGCCCTCCATCCAACATGAGCCTCCAGAACACAGCCTCAGTCCAGCAGACTGAACAGCAGCTTTACAACATCAGCAGCTCTCTGAAACTTTCAGACAGTGATACGGATCTGATCTACAGCTGCACCGTCAGCACCAGAACAAGCAGCAGGAGAGCTACATGGAGACAAATCT cttcagttATTGGCAGATACTCTGAAGCAACGATCTCCTGCTCTGCCTCAAACACTTCTCTAACAAGCCTCATCTGGAGATTCAACCACAATCAGATCATCCTGACCAAAACTGGTCCTGATGTTACCTACACAGTGTCAGAGGAGTGGAGGCAGCATGTGAAGGAGGTTTCAGAGTCAGGCAGCCTCACACTACAGGACTTAACTTCACATCAGGAGGGAAAATACACATGTGAGCTCAGTAACTCTGAGGAGACGATGATAACTGTCATCTGTCTGAGGAGGAGTTCAG agaattcaGTCAATGTTGGAGGCATCATCGGTGGAgtgttagcagcagcagcagcagcagcagcagcagcagcagcagcagcagcagcagcagcagcagtcggTCTGTTGATCTTCTGGAAAAAGCAAAAAG gtaaacaaaaagacaacagCAGCAGGTCAGACACAGATGGAGCTCAAAC GAAATAA
- the LOC142370495 gene encoding DNA topoisomerase 2-binding protein 1-A-like, protein MSKGDKEGFIVKFVESKGSKTEYAVEAYQAILELQSEKYLKTVKEEDVLKMDQKDKSLFVFSDFTTPAFLHCKKLGCRVVSPLVVLYCLQQQRCFPKAEEPVYNMAMADITITCTSLDKATQAEVMDLVQLMGGRVYLDRSVSVTHLIAGEVGSKKYLVAASLGKPILLPAWVKTCWEKSQDSLFRNADLPMEDYRCPVLLGCTVCVTGLSSTDRKEVQRLCEQHGANYTGQLKINECTHLIVSEPTGQKYECAQKWNVYCVSLHWLFDSIEKGFCQDESRYTVKCNAAKSTRMYTSTPIGTNSKAEGPSLLGLSNISVSASRTLNDTALTNATISRLETSDPVDSLDLTVCPADDVLDGCKLYLCGLPGKKLEKLRRLVNAAGGLRFNQPSEELTHVVMGELEQELVKFLSKATHRPHVVTVQWLLDSFSRGNLLPEADFLHPGCLPPASSAVSVPAHRTPKPRPSDGPPAASPGTPSVNRAEEVDMAPPAAENDSRKSISIAVEPQPEFWAPNHSRGPDQEPTLQEASEAGLFWGKSFLLLGFGTEAEAQLSMSVTENGGKVLMGRTRVVADYAVVPLLGCSVEATVDEVVTDTWLAMCVEKESVLQLSSNPLFTPVPVREGRFPLRGCVLSVSQFTGAERESLVELAKHLGANVQDYFVRLANQKKGMLASTHLVLQSPEGTNYQAAKKWGLPAVIMHWILESARTGQRAPEERYLVDLPASPERDEESFVGGSQKPAMPPPARSPEIPLLGLQSGKAVTPLDLGRFKSKMFRSVLDEMKAKENLARVMTPPSEEPEDDILTPKAPSIAFPLANPAVAPEPQEENGEEKQPPRFQLSSLSPQERIDYSRLIEELGGIVLDKQSFDPSCSHIIVGSPLGNKKYLAAMAAGKWILHRSYLEACRSVGHFIQEDEYEWGSSSILDALPSITSQQRRLALAAMRWRKALQGSSEDEAVVSRTEMEAGSASPELTKTAEKEVPQQEAGPLTGVVICVGKKLSRMQSELNAVAASLGADFRWTCDDTVTHYIYQGRVGDNSREYRGVKERGLHVVSQYWLHACADEQRHVPESLYPFTYNPKMSLNMSQVPSNSQRSPPVTRTQPKDNTDPKRDQVGLTMAPELTAVEEAPTLRRVSDGSAEQEEMNDPTERRDTLEMRENLQRQLQEIMSATKMTTGRRTSVRLARMRSGGADCSPQTPDGNRGGRSGNRRTLEALRMGQRVMTPPSEEPEDDILTPKAPSIAFPLANPAVAPEPQEENGEEKQPPRFQLSSLSPQERIDYSRLIEELGGIVLDKQSFDPSCSHIIVGSPLGNKKYLAAMAAGKWILHRSYLEACRSVGHFIQEDEYEWGSSSILDALPSITSQQRRLALAAMRWRKALQGSSEDEGAFGGWTVMLNMDRSRESGFRRLLQSGGAKVLPSPSPSLYKDASHLFADFSRLKPGDFRVDVSEATAQGVTCLKPEYIADYLMQVSAPLFPEPTPPIGLYHLTAAPSEEDSGTPSCKRHSRRLQTRKEPSELTP, encoded by the exons ATGTCCAAAGGAGACAAGGAAGGCTTTATTGTGAAGTTTGTGGAGAGTAAAGGATCCAAAACAGAGTATGCTGTCGAAGCGTACCAG GCAATATTGGAGCTGCAGTCTGAAAAGTACTTGAAAACTGTGAAGGAAGAAGATGTTTTAAAAATGGACCAGAAGGACAAGTCTCTGTTTGTATTCAGCGACTTCACCACTCCGGCCTTTCTGCACTGCAAAAAG CTGGGCTGTCGAGTTGTGAGCCCGCTGGTTGTATTGTACTGCCTGCAGCAACAGCGTTGTTTCCCCAAAGCAGAGGAGCCCGTATATAACATGGCTATGGCTGACATTACTATTACCTGCACCAGCCTGGACAAAGCAACACAG GCAGAGGTGATGGATCTGGTGCAACTCATGGGTGGACGTGTCTATCTTGATCGTAGTGTGTCTGTTACGCACCTAATTGCAGGAGAGGTGGGAAGCAAAAAGTACCTGGTTGCTGCCAGCCTGGGTAAACCCATCCTGCTGCCCGCGTGGGTCAAAACCTGCTGGGAGAAATCTCAGGATAG CCTTTTCAGGAATGCGGACCTGCCCATGGAGGACTATCGCTGCCCTGTGTTGCTTGGCTGCACTGTTTGCGTGACAGGCCTCTCAAGCACAGACCGCAAAGAGGTGCAGCGGCTCTGCGAGCAGCACGGAGCCAACTACACCGGCCAGCTCAAAATCAATGAGTGCACACACCTCATTGTTAGTGAGCCAACAG GTCAGAAGTACGAGTGCGCTCAAAAGTGGAACGTGTATTGTgtgtctttacactggctgttTGACAGCATAGAGAAGGGCTTCTGTCAGGATGAGAGCAGGTACACTGTGAAGTGCAACGCAGCAAAATCCACAAGAATGTATACATCTACTCCAATAGGCACCAACAGCAAAGCAG aGGGCCCATCTTTGTTGGGTTTGAGCAACATTTCTGTCAGTGCCAGCAGGACATTAAACGACACAGCTCTCACAAACGCCACCATCAGCCGCCTGGAGACATCAGACCCCGTCGACAGTCTGGATCTCACTGTATGCCCAGCTGATGATGTATTGGATGGATGTAAG CTGTATTTATGTGGTCTGCCGGGGAAGAAGCTGGAGAAGCTGCGGCGTCTGGTGAACGCTGCAGGAGGTCTGCGCTTCAACCAGCCCAGTGAGGAGCTCACACATGTGGTGATGGGagagctggagcaggagctCGTGAAGTTTCTCTCCAAAGCAACTCATAG GCCTCATGTAGTTACAGTGCAATGGctgctggacagtttctccagGGGAAATCTGCTCCCAGAAGCAGATTTCCTCCATCCTGGCTGCCTTCCTCCTGCTTCATCCGCTGTGTCTGTGCCAGCTCATCGCACACCAAAGCCCCGGCCATCAGACGGTCCACCTGCTGCCAGCCCCGGCACTCCCAGTGTAAACCGAGCAGAGGAGG TCGATATGGCACCACCAGCAGCAGAGAACGACAGCAGGAAGTCCATCAGTATAGCTGTCGAGCCCCAACCTGAGTTCTGGGCACCCAACCATTCCAGAGGACCGGACCAAGAGCCAACCCTGCAGGAAGCCAGCGAGGCGGGTCTTTTTTGGGGGAAATCCTTCCTTCTGTTGGGGTTTGGTACTGAGGCTGAGGCCCAGCTCTCCATGTCGGTCACAGAGAATGGGGGCAAGGTGCTGATGGGTCGTACTCGCGTCGTGGCAGACTATGCAGTGGTCCCGCTGTTGGGGTGCTCGGTCGAGGCCACGGTGGACGAGGTGGTCACAGACACCTGGCTG GCCATGTGTGTGGAGAAGGAGAGTGTTCTCCAGTTGTCCTCGAACCCTTTGTTCACCCCGGTTCCTGTGAGGGAGGGACGCTTTCCTCTCAGAGGCTGCGTTCTCTCGGTCAGCCAGTTCACCGGAGCAGAGAGGGAgtcactggtggagctggccaAGCACCTGGGAGCCAA CGTGCAGGATTACTTTGTGCGCCTGGCCAACCAGAAGAAAGGCATGCTGGCCAGCACTCATCTGGTGTTACAGAGTCCCGAAGGCACAAACTACCAGGCAGCGAAGAAATGGGGGCTGCCTGCTGTTATCATGCACTGGATCCTGGAGTCAGCTCGAACGGGCCAAAGAGCTCCGGAGGAGAGATATCTGGTTGACTTGCCTGCATCACCAG AGAGAGATGAGGAGAGCTTCGTGGGTGGTTCCCAGAAGCCGGCGATGCCTCCACCAGCTCGTTCTCCAGAGATCCCCTTGCTGGGTCTACAGAGTGGCAAAGCTGTCACGCCGCTGGATTTAGGGCGCTTTAAGAGCAAAATGTTTCGCTCTGTGTTGGATGAGATGAAGGCTAAAGAGAACCTcgccag GGTCATGACGCCCCCATCAGAGGAGCCCGAGGACGACATCCTCACTCCTAAAGCTCCCAGCATCGCTTTTCCTCTCGCCAACCCGGCGGTAGCCCCTGAGCCACAG GAGGAGAACGGGGAAGAAAAGCAGCCTCCCAGATTTCAGCTGTCCTCCCTCAGTCCTCAGGAGCGCATCGACTACAGTCGCCTCATAGAGGAGCTGG GCGGGATCGTCCTGGACAAGCAGTCCTTCGACCCCAGCTGCTCCCACATCATTGTCGGGAGTCCTCTGGGGAACAAGAAGTATCTTGCAGCTATGGCAGCAGGTAAATGGATCCTGCACCGCTCCTACCTGGAGGCCTGTCGCTCTGTGGGCCACTTCATTCAG GAGGATGAGTATGAGTGGGGCAGCAGCTCCATTCTGGACGCGCTGCCCTCCATCACCTCCCAGCAGAGGAGACTGGCTTTAGCTGCCATGCGCTGGAGAAAAGCTCTTCAGGGAAGCTCTGAAGATGAG GCTGTGGTTTCACGCACCGAAATGGAAGCGGGGTCTGCGAGCCCCGAGCTTACAAAGACCGCTGAGAAGGAG GTGCCACAACAAGAAGCTGGACCCCTGACTGGTGTTGTGATCTGTGTGGGAAAGAAACTGAGCAGAATGCAGAGTGAATTAAATGCTGTCGCCGCCTCGCTTGGAGCCGACTTCAG GTGGACGTGTGACGACACGGTGACGCACTACATCTACCAGGGTCGAGTCGGGGACAACAGCCGCGAATACAGAGGAGTGAAAGAAAGAGGGCTGCATGTGGTCTCCCAGTACTGGCTGCATGCT TGTGCCGACGAGCAGAGGCACGTCCCGGAGTCCCTGTACCCTTTCACCTACAACCCCAAGATGAGCCTGAATATGAGCCAAGTGCCAAGCAACTCTCAGAGGTCTCCGCCTGTAACACGAACGCAACCTAAAGACAACACTGACCCCAAGCGTGACCAGGTGGGTCTAACGATGGCT CCTGAGCTCACAGCTGTAGAAGAAGCTCCAACTCTGCGCCGTGTGAGCGATGGCAGCGCAGAGCAGGAAGAGATGAACGACCCTACTGAAAGGAGGG ATACTCTGGAAATGAGAGAGAACCTCCAGAGACAGCTGCAGGAGATCATGTCAGCCACTAAAATGACGACTGGGAGGCGCACTTCAGTCAGACTGGCAAGGATGAGATCAGGAGGGGCCGACTGTAGCCCGCAGACACCTGACGGGAACCGAGGGGGACGTAGCGGGAACAGACGGACTCTGGAAGCTCTGAG AATGGGTCAAAGGGTCATGACGCCCCCATCAGAGGAGCCCGAGGACGACATCCTCACTCCTAAAGCTCCCAGCATCGCTTTTCCTCTCGCCAACCCGGCGGTAGCCCCTGAGCCACAG GAGGAGAACGGGGAAGAAAAGCAGCCTCCCAGATTTCAGCTGTCCTCCCTCAGTCCTCAGGAGCGCATCGACTACAGTCGCCTCATAGAGGAGCTGG GCGGGATCGTCCTGGACAAGCAGTCCTTCGACCCCAGCTGCTCCCACATCATTGTCGGGAGTCCTCTGGGGAACAAGAAGTATCTTGCAGCTATGGCAGCAGGTAAATGGATCCTGCACCGCTCCTACCTGGAGGCCTGTCGCTCTGTGGGCCACTTCATTCAG GAGGATGAGTATGAGTGGGGCAGCAGCTCCATTCTGGACGCGCTGCCCTCCATCACCTCCCAGCAGAGGAGACTGGCTTTAGCTGCCATGCGCTGGAGAAAAGCTCTTCAGGGAAGCTCTGAAGATGAG ggaGCCTTCGGAGGATGGACTGTGATGCTGAACATGGACCGGAGCAGagaatcaggcttcagacggtTACTGCAGTCTGGCGGGGCAAAG GTGCTGCCCAGTCCCTCCCCGTCCTTGTACAAAGACGCTTCGCACCTCTTCGCAGACTTTAGTCGGCTGAAACCCGGAGACTTCCGCGTGGACGTCTCAGAAGCGACCGCGCAGGGCGTGACGTGCTTGAAGCCGGAGTACATCGCAGATTACCTCATGCAGGTGAGCGCACCTTTATTTccc GAGCCAACTCCACCTATTGGGCTGTACCACCTGACTGCAGCGCCCTCTGAAGAAGATTCAGGGACTCCGTCTTGTAAACGCCACAGCAGACGCCTCCAGACTCGTAAAGAGCCGTCTGAACTGACACCCTAA
- the LOC142369928 gene encoding uncharacterized protein LOC142369928 isoform X2, producing the protein MKRSRNMDISSISCHVFGDHDVSLLDKSLHSRDQLGVQDQRFRGRTSLFQDQISRGNVSLQLTGVKVQDQGRYECFISTISGNKDTFINLKVDAPVSKISFDRVGNRITCSSNWIYPEPELTWSTSPPSNMSLQNTASVQQTEQQLYNISSSLKLSDSDTDLIYSCTVSTRTSSRRATWRQISSVIGRYSEATISCSASNTSLTSLIWRFNHNQIILTKTGPDVTYTVSEEWRQHVKEVSESGSLTLQDLTSHQEGKYTCELSNSEETMITVICLRRSSENSVNVGGIIGGVLAAAAAAAAAAAAAAAAAAAVGLLIFWKKQKGKQKDNSSRSDTDGAQTK; encoded by the exons GGACCAGCTGGGAGTTCAGGACCAGCGTTTCAGAGGCAGAACGTCACTGTTCCAGGATCAGATCTCCAGAGGAAACGTCTCACTGCAGCTGACAGGGGTGAAGGTTCAGGACCAGGGCAGATACGAGTGCTTCATCAGCACCATCAGTGGAAACAAAGACACATTTATCAACCTGAAAGTGGACG CTCCAGTCAGTAAAATCAGCTTTGATCGGGTAGGAAACAGGATCACCTGCAGCTCTAACTGGATCTACCCTGAACCTGAGCTCACCTGGTCCACCAGCCCTCCATCCAACATGAGCCTCCAGAACACAGCCTCAGTCCAGCAGACTGAACAGCAGCTTTACAACATCAGCAGCTCTCTGAAACTTTCAGACAGTGATACGGATCTGATCTACAGCTGCACCGTCAGCACCAGAACAAGCAGCAGGAGAGCTACATGGAGACAAATCT cttcagttATTGGCAGATACTCTGAAGCAACGATCTCCTGCTCTGCCTCAAACACTTCTCTAACAAGCCTCATCTGGAGATTCAACCACAATCAGATCATCCTGACCAAAACTGGTCCTGATGTTACCTACACAGTGTCAGAGGAGTGGAGGCAGCATGTGAAGGAGGTTTCAGAGTCAGGCAGCCTCACACTACAGGACTTAACTTCACATCAGGAGGGAAAATACACATGTGAGCTCAGTAACTCTGAGGAGACGATGATAACTGTCATCTGTCTGAGGAGGAGTTCAG agaattcaGTCAATGTTGGAGGCATCATCGGTGGAgtgttagcagcagcagcagcagcagcagcagcagcagcagcagcagcagcagcagcagcagcagtcggTCTGTTGATCTTCTGGAAAAAGCAAAAAG gtaaacaaaaagacaacagCAGCAGGTCAGACACAGATGGAGCTCAAAC GAAATAA